A stretch of the Mustela nigripes isolate SB6536 chromosome X, MUSNIG.SB6536, whole genome shotgun sequence genome encodes the following:
- the LOC132007199 gene encoding melanoma-associated antigen B5-like has protein sequence MPRSQKSKHRTREKRHQSHSNSQIHKGAQAPVAMEEAPTSSSPVLEGNAQNLSATESTSTSQESWGGPSTTITSSDISGTRSDELEDRQDKEHLCFPKVSFSTKSSCIDILTMKVGLLEQFLLYKYKMKQPIVKEDMMNVIGQNYKNQYPEILKRASERIEVVFAVELKEVDSTRHSYDLVSKVKLPNNGRVRAGRGLPKTGLLMTVLGVIFMKGNCAAEEDIWKFLGMMRVFAGRKHFIYGEPRKLITKDLVRLQYLEYRQVLNSEPPRYEFLWGPKAQAETSKMKVLEYLAKVNDTVPNVFSSRYEEALRDEEARARARPTTTASVHYRGTSSSFSHSY, from the coding sequence ATGCCTCGGAGTCAGAAGAGTAAGCACCGCACTCGTGAGAAACGCCACCAGTCTCACAGTAACTCCCAGATTCACAAGGGAGCTCAGGCCCCTGTAGCAATGGAAGAGGCCCCCACCTCCTCTTCTCCTGTTTTGGAGGGTAATGCCCAAAATCTATCAGCTACAGAGTCAACTAGCACTTCCCAGGAGTCTTGGGGTGGCCCATCTACCACCATTACCTCTTCAGATATTTCTGGTACAAGATCTGATGAGCTTGAGGACAGACAAGATAAGGAGCACCTATGTTTCCCTAAGGTCTCATTTTCTACTAAGAGCTCATGCATTGATATTCTAACTATGAAGGTGGGTTTGCTGGAACAGTTTCTTctgtacaaatataaaatgaaacagcCCATTGTGAAGGAAGACATGATGAATGTTATTGGccaaaattacaaaaaccaaTATCCTGAGATACTTAAGAGAGCCTCTGAACGCATTGAGGTTGTCTTTGCAGTTGAATTGAAAGAAGTTGATTCAACCAGACACTCCTATGACCTGGTCAGCAAAGTGAAACTCCCTAACAATGGGAGGGTGCGTGCTGGCAGGGGGTTACCCAAGACCGGTCTCCTGATGACAGTCCTGGGTGTGATCTTCATGAAGGGCAACTGTGCTGCTGAGGAAGACATCTGGAAATTCCTGGGTATGATGCGAGTATTTGCTGGGAGGAAGCATTTCATCTATGGTGAGCCCAGAAAGCTCATCACCAAAGACTTGGTGAGACTACAGTACCTGGAGTACCGCCAAGTACTGAACAGTGAACCTCCACGCTACGAGTTCCTGTGGGGTCCAAAAGCTCAAGCTGAAACCAGCAAGATGAAAGTCCTGGAATATTTGGCCAAGGTCAATGATACAGTTCCCAATGTCTTCTCATCAAGATATGAAGAAGCtttgagagatgaggaagcaagAGCCCGAGCCAGACCTACCACAACAGCCAGTGTGCATTACAGGGGCACATCCAGCAGTTTCTCCCACTCCTATTAA
- the LOC132007201 gene encoding melanoma-associated antigen B17-like — protein sequence MPRRQKNKARVREKRHQGRGEAQGVGGAPAAVVAAAEEEPPRAPPGSPEEAGPSSPSEGGPAPGSPGAGSPGLPGSQGAENPAAAVAAAAAAVPAAPLAIRKTPLIRKASMLVQFLLEKHSSGEPLMRAALLKIIGRKYREHFPEIFRLTSQRMELVFGLEVREADDRGQSYTLVSKLAQPGEGTLGGGGKGLPKSGLLMALLGVIFMKGNRASEEEVWEFLNVLGVQEGKRHLVFGEPRKLITRDLVRQGYLEYRPVPSSDPLRHEFLWGPKARAETSKMQVLQVLAKINDTVPSSYPQLYEEALLDEEERVGARPQARGAATKGARSRRRV from the coding sequence ATGCCTCGGCGCCAGAAAAACAAGGCCCGTGTCCGGGAGAAACGCCATCAGGGCCGCGGTGAGGCTCAGGGTGTCGGGGGTGCTCCTGCTGCTGTAGTGGCAGCAGCAGAGGAGGAGCCCCCCCGCGCTCCCCCGGGCTCCCCAGAGGAGGCGGGTCCATCTTCACCATCCGAAGGTGGACCCGCCCCTGGGTCTCCTGGCGCAGGGTCCCCAGGCCTGCCAGGCAGCCAGGGCGCCGAGAACCCGGCCGCGGCCGTGGCCGCGGCCGCGGCGGCGGTCCCGGCCGCCCCTCTGGCCATTCGCAAAACGCCCCTGATCCGCAAGGCTAGCATGCTGGTGCAGTTCCTGCTGGAGAAGCACAGCTCCGGGGAGCCCCTGATGCGCGCGGCGCTGCTGAAGATCATCGGCAGGAAATACCGCGAGCACTTCCCCGAGATCTTCAGGCTCACCTCCCAGCGCATGGAGCTGGTCTTCGGCCTGGAGGTCCGGGAGGCCGACGACCGCGGCCAGTCCTACACGCTGGTCAGCAAGCTGGCCCAACCGGGCGAGGGCACCCTGGGCGGCGGCGGCAAGGGGCTGCCCAAGTCCGGCCTCCTGATGGCGCTCCTGGGCGTGATCTTCATGAAGGGCAACCGCGCCAGCGAGGAGGAGGTCTGGGAGTTCCTCAACGTGCTGGGCGTGCAGGAGGGCAAGAGGCACCTGGTCTTCGGTGAGCCGCGCAAGCTCATCACCCGAGACCTGGTGCGCCAGGGCTACCTGGAGTACCGCCCCGTGCCCTCCAGCGACCCTCTGCGCCACGAGTTCCTGTGGGGCCCGAAGGCCCGCGCGGAGACCAGCAAGATGCAGGTGCTGCAGGTCCTGGCCAAGATCAACGACACGGTGCCCAGCTCTTACCCCCAGCTGTACGAGGAGGCTCTGCTAGACGAGGAGGAGCGCGTGGGGGCCAGACCCCAGGCCAGGGGGGCTGCCACGAAGGGGGCCCGTAGCAGGCGCCGCGTCTAG